One Bdellovibrio bacteriovorus str. Tiberius DNA segment encodes these proteins:
- a CDS encoding M14 family metallopeptidase, translating into MIQIGWGTFDLRQERAQPEFMLEMTLSLFLMTKAAPASNYASVTDTLRRIVQENPTNAQWIDIGPSDSGQMISGLKIGNGEIADLIVATHHGNEYGSTAVALGAAEAFARNPIPGHTVYVIPVLNISGYNSRNRYERTSAGSVDPNRDYPGPCVSGTSHRSKATKALAEFLEDAKIVSSATLHTHWPAVLYPWGFSTRDTKTEYDSTFIGLSKDAVVESGYEVGNSKELLYAADGAFEDYAYWKHGVWSLLFEMGTTHSPSQNQMKQMIEVNVPGLRRFFENAPKQRAVNHAFTGKCDKSSRQREHLE; encoded by the coding sequence TTGATCCAGATTGGTTGGGGGACTTTTGACTTAAGACAGGAACGCGCCCAGCCTGAATTCATGCTAGAAATGACTCTGTCTTTATTTCTGATGACGAAAGCCGCTCCTGCAAGCAATTACGCGAGTGTGACTGACACTCTTCGCCGCATTGTTCAGGAAAATCCCACCAACGCTCAATGGATCGATATCGGTCCGTCTGATTCCGGCCAGATGATCTCGGGTCTTAAAATCGGAAACGGTGAAATTGCTGATCTGATTGTTGCCACTCACCACGGCAATGAATACGGCTCCACCGCCGTAGCCCTGGGTGCTGCAGAAGCTTTTGCCAGAAATCCAATTCCAGGTCACACCGTGTACGTGATTCCGGTACTGAATATCTCCGGATACAATTCGCGCAACCGCTATGAGCGTACTTCCGCGGGGTCTGTCGATCCAAACCGCGATTACCCGGGGCCGTGTGTGAGCGGAACTTCTCACCGTTCCAAGGCCACCAAAGCTTTGGCGGAATTCCTGGAAGACGCCAAGATCGTAAGTTCTGCCACCTTGCACACCCACTGGCCGGCCGTTCTGTATCCCTGGGGCTTTTCTACCCGTGACACCAAAACTGAATACGACAGCACCTTCATCGGTCTTTCAAAAGATGCGGTGGTGGAAAGCGGTTATGAAGTCGGAAACTCCAAAGAACTTCTTTACGCCGCCGACGGTGCCTTTGAAGACTATGCTTACTGGAAACACGGCGTGTGGTCTTTGCTCTTTGAAATGGGCACGACTCATTCCCCGTCCCAGAATCAGATGAAACAAATGATTGAAGTGAATGTGCCGGGTCTGCGCCGCTTCTTTGAAAACGCGCCGAAACAGCGCGCTGTGAATCATGCCTTCACCGGCAAATGTGACAAGAGCTCCCGTCAAAGAGAGCACTTGGAATAG
- a CDS encoding DUF899 family protein translates to MLNENPLGEIQKLENDIYRLQRRLELLRKDNPPLEVKNYIFKNLYGEVTLRDLFDGKDRLLAIHNMGQGCRSCTLWADGYNAFLPALEDQFTVVMFSKDSPEVQRRFANDRGWRFNMVSHGGGLYIREQSVVPGKNNMPGLVYYERRGERIFKKNSTVVGPGDTFCPVWSLLSLAGIGMDEWTPQYHYWSRPERMDDGGMNLSL, encoded by the coding sequence ATGTTGAATGAAAATCCTCTGGGCGAAATCCAAAAACTTGAAAATGATATCTATCGTCTGCAGCGTCGGCTGGAACTTTTAAGAAAAGACAATCCTCCGCTGGAAGTAAAAAACTACATCTTCAAAAACCTTTATGGCGAAGTCACCTTGCGCGATCTCTTTGATGGCAAGGACCGGCTGCTGGCCATTCACAATATGGGGCAGGGCTGCCGTTCCTGCACGTTGTGGGCGGATGGTTATAATGCTTTCTTGCCGGCCCTGGAAGATCAATTCACCGTGGTGATGTTTTCAAAGGATTCACCCGAAGTGCAGCGGCGTTTCGCTAATGACCGTGGCTGGAGATTTAATATGGTGTCTCACGGGGGCGGCCTTTATATCCGCGAACAGAGTGTAGTGCCGGGAAAAAACAATATGCCGGGGTTGGTGTACTATGAACGGCGCGGAGAGCGCATCTTTAAAAAGAACAGCACTGTCGTGGGCCCAGGGGACACCTTCTGCCCGGTGTGGAGTCTGCTTAGCCTTGCCGGTATCGGGATGGATGAATGGACGCCCCAGTATCATTACTGGAGCCGTCCTGAAAGAATGGATGACGGGGGTATGAACCTCAGTCTTTAG
- a CDS encoding NAD(P)H-quinone oxidoreductase → MRVIEITQPGGPEVLQVRERSKPEPSATEVLIEIHASGVNRPDCAQRQGSYPPPAGASDIPGLEVAGKIIAVGADVTRWKTGDMVCALVTGGGYAEYVAAPEGQCLPIPEGMSLIEAAALPETFFTVWTNLFESGRLQKGESVLIHGGAGGIGTTAIQMASSMGVRVFTTVGKKESVQICQELGAERVILYKEEDFVSVVKSLTADKGVDVILDMVGGDYFTRNIEALAVQGRLVQIATMQGAKVELDLRKVMFKRLTLTGSTLRARPVAEKSRIAAALSQNIWPLLNKNQMRPVIYKVLKLEQAAEAHAMMEASQHTGKIVLTAR, encoded by the coding sequence ATGCGTGTAATTGAAATCACCCAACCCGGCGGACCTGAAGTTTTACAAGTGCGCGAGCGTTCAAAGCCTGAACCCTCCGCCACCGAGGTGTTGATTGAAATTCACGCAAGCGGCGTAAATCGCCCGGACTGCGCGCAAAGGCAGGGAAGCTATCCTCCGCCCGCGGGGGCTTCGGATATTCCGGGGCTTGAAGTTGCGGGTAAAATCATCGCAGTCGGAGCGGATGTCACTCGCTGGAAAACGGGCGACATGGTGTGTGCGTTGGTGACCGGGGGCGGTTACGCGGAATACGTGGCGGCTCCGGAAGGACAGTGTTTGCCGATTCCGGAAGGCATGAGTCTGATTGAGGCCGCCGCTTTGCCGGAAACCTTCTTCACTGTCTGGACGAACCTGTTTGAAAGCGGTCGCCTGCAAAAAGGCGAAAGCGTTCTGATTCACGGAGGCGCCGGCGGCATCGGCACCACGGCCATTCAAATGGCGTCCTCCATGGGGGTAAGGGTCTTTACCACTGTGGGAAAAAAAGAATCCGTGCAGATCTGTCAGGAGCTGGGGGCCGAGCGTGTAATCCTTTATAAGGAAGAGGATTTTGTCAGCGTGGTGAAATCACTTACGGCGGACAAGGGTGTGGATGTGATTCTGGATATGGTGGGTGGTGATTACTTCACTCGAAACATTGAAGCGTTGGCTGTGCAGGGGCGTCTGGTTCAGATCGCAACCATGCAAGGGGCGAAGGTGGAACTTGATTTGCGCAAGGTGATGTTTAAGCGTCTGACTTTGACGGGTTCAACCCTGCGCGCACGTCCAGTGGCGGAAAAGTCCCGCATTGCCGCGGCGTTGTCGCAGAATATCTGGCCGCTGTTGAATAAAAATCAAATGCGCCCTGTGATTTATAAAGTCTTGAAACTGGAACAGGCCGCTGAGGCCCACGCGATGATGGAAGCCAGTCAGCACACCGGAAAGATTGTGCTGACGGCCCGTTAG
- a CDS encoding Hpt domain-containing protein, translating into MSKVKVEIDADLQDLIPQFIENRKKDIESLSALVEKNDLQSIAQMAHKIKGAAAGYGFAELSDLAAQMEVAAKKNDAAPLPDLVKKMRIHFLNIEIHYVPM; encoded by the coding sequence ATGTCTAAGGTGAAGGTTGAAATCGATGCTGATCTACAAGATCTGATTCCTCAGTTTATTGAGAATCGGAAGAAGGACATTGAGTCCCTTAGCGCCCTCGTGGAGAAAAATGATCTCCAGTCCATCGCGCAAATGGCTCACAAAATTAAAGGTGCCGCTGCTGGCTACGGCTTTGCCGAACTCAGCGACCTTGCAGCTCAAATGGAAGTTGCCGCAAAGAAAAACGATGCAGCTCCATTGCCTGACCTTGTGAAGAAAATGCGCATTCACTTTCTGAATATCGAGATCCATTACGTCCCGATGTAG
- the rnk gene encoding nucleoside diphosphate kinase regulator, with translation MNNNNSTEPRILVTDQDFHRLSALVSQVEGPFAEALEEELSRANVIAQKEIPKTVVTMNSRVQFLDEVSGQESEMTLVYPQDAKLEEGRLSILAPVGIALLGLSVGQEINWKLPNGQSKKLKVQAVTYQPEASGNFDL, from the coding sequence ATGAACAACAACAACAGCACTGAGCCTCGTATTTTAGTCACTGATCAGGATTTCCATCGTCTGTCTGCATTGGTTTCCCAGGTGGAAGGCCCTTTTGCCGAAGCATTGGAAGAAGAACTGAGCCGCGCCAACGTGATCGCCCAAAAAGAAATCCCTAAAACCGTGGTGACGATGAATTCCCGCGTGCAATTTCTGGATGAAGTTTCCGGTCAGGAAAGTGAAATGACTTTGGTATATCCGCAGGATGCCAAACTGGAAGAAGGCCGTCTGTCGATTCTGGCGCCGGTGGGTATTGCACTTTTGGGCTTGAGTGTGGGGCAGGAGATCAACTGGAAGCTTCCAAATGGACAAAGCAAAAAACTGAAAGTACAGGCGGTGACTTACCAGCCGGAAGCTTCAGGAAATTTTGATCTTTAA
- a CDS encoding STAS/SEC14 domain-containing protein produces the protein MLKVTAEHPEFKYIEILVDGDISKDSVVPLLNLIQKRIDDWGEVSVLEEVRDIGKIELAAFWKDLRFGIKNLKKIPKAAIVTDIHWVKNVSNFFDPIVGTDIEVFTRKELDQARAWLAEKEPDEATINKTSGLRNP, from the coding sequence ATGTTGAAAGTGACCGCTGAACACCCCGAATTCAAATACATAGAAATCCTGGTCGACGGGGATATTAGTAAGGATTCCGTCGTACCCCTTCTGAATCTGATACAAAAACGTATTGATGACTGGGGTGAAGTCAGTGTTCTGGAAGAAGTGCGTGATATCGGCAAGATCGAACTTGCGGCCTTCTGGAAAGACCTTCGTTTCGGGATAAAAAATCTCAAGAAAATCCCAAAAGCTGCTATAGTGACAGACATCCACTGGGTGAAAAACGTCAGTAATTTCTTTGATCCGATTGTGGGCACTGACATTGAAGTTTTCACCCGTAAAGAGCTGGATCAGGCCCGCGCCTGGCTGGCGGAAAAGGAACCGGATGAAGCAACGATCAATAAAACAAGTGGCCTCCGCAATCCGTGA
- a CDS encoding hybrid sensor histidine kinase/response regulator, whose product MNHKNRLFLFTSVLVLGTLLIAGTVGYKMGSSSLEQSTRERLVQIRDFKSDEIQKEFAYLKNALVLTSEYTPILQFLRRYPQEYQQMQNWLRANGKPTAWRKEMEERNPSQISDYPRILEQFTALPLFLQYQFQQSARTQSRPLPQLASVNGFSDLNYFRSYEGLHSKLFDVLERSQLSDVLLIEPNGTVAYSAAKSLALGDNLISGPLSNSRLAQAYRWSLNAPKGASKYFDFTPISHFWHTPAAFLTMPLFDQTNFVGTLVFQLSLERIDQILSHNRKWKELGLGMTGEIVAFGTDGFVRNNPRLYLESPDQFLQKVRQQEDSRAALESIERSRSASLSLILPPNQVRRYMERGVAFDSSEDYMGTRSLQSAGRVNVADNTDWIIISKMDLNESLAPLSYKLPWFFIGGFLLWSLALAGAWLVYRRMFFPSQVLADGMDKLKSHNFSEVMPTPEEEEYKELYQKFDEVREDFRKTKAARDFLENVVYSLNEVFFIVEVEDVEDSLRKNFRVRGFNPTAQSLTGAPAHTLKSSDLSLWLETDYSVIENSLRERDANKSTHTAEASLKKITGERVPLEVSWARVNTESKDKVLLAMMGTDMRWKKEIEKELKLKEDLLKESQSLSRTGSFRWDIRTGKCLWSEEEFHLLGLTPDNVVPSYDLFRSLILSEDLPVFDKALAEAHKNIAPFHVDLRMKKQDSNDLIWVRCQGRTEYDDYGNALFMYVTTQDITELRRVEQSLITTKNEALKASQAKSEFLAQMSHEIRTPMNAIMGMAELLKETRLDADQKYYVTIFCKAGEVLMSLINDILDLSKIEAGEVSIENIPFEMTKLIADVEDMMKPRALEKGLNCICEIAPGVSPHLMGDPTKLRQVLINLIGNSIKFTHKGQVRLVIGKNPSKKDTLLISVTDTGIGIPDDRQHMIFQKFSQADNSVTRKYGGTGLGLAISKSLVELMGGQIWFKSRPSSGTTFFFTIPYREQIYNPVNHMPVPMRTPELDFVPKPRDPNHKVKILIADDTEDNRTLFTHYLKNEPFEIIEAENGLQAIDQIKSGEFDIVFMDVQMPEMDGYAATDRIREWEKESHKPPVPIIALTAHALAEDRQKSLRAGCNDHIAKPFKKDTLLGVINKYSL is encoded by the coding sequence ATGAACCACAAGAACCGCTTGTTTCTTTTTACCTCAGTTCTGGTACTGGGCACTTTGCTCATTGCCGGAACAGTCGGTTACAAGATGGGCAGTTCTTCGCTGGAACAAAGCACCCGCGAACGCCTGGTGCAGATTCGCGACTTCAAATCAGACGAAATTCAAAAAGAATTTGCCTATCTGAAGAATGCCCTGGTGCTGACTTCGGAATATACTCCGATCCTGCAGTTCCTGCGCCGTTATCCCCAAGAATACCAGCAGATGCAGAACTGGCTTCGCGCTAACGGAAAGCCCACGGCCTGGCGCAAAGAGATGGAAGAACGCAATCCCTCTCAGATTTCTGACTATCCCCGAATTCTGGAACAGTTCACGGCCCTGCCCCTGTTTTTACAATATCAGTTTCAACAAAGTGCTCGCACCCAAAGCCGCCCCCTGCCTCAGCTGGCATCGGTCAACGGGTTTTCAGACCTGAACTATTTCCGCAGCTATGAAGGTCTTCATTCCAAACTTTTTGATGTCCTGGAACGATCCCAACTGAGCGACGTTCTGCTGATTGAGCCCAACGGCACCGTGGCTTATTCAGCAGCCAAGTCCCTGGCACTGGGGGACAATCTAATTTCCGGCCCGCTTTCAAATTCCCGTCTGGCGCAAGCTTATCGCTGGTCCCTGAACGCGCCCAAGGGCGCCAGCAAGTATTTTGATTTCACCCCGATCAGTCATTTCTGGCACACGCCTGCTGCGTTCCTGACGATGCCCCTTTTTGATCAGACCAATTTTGTCGGGACTCTGGTGTTTCAGCTTTCTTTGGAACGCATTGATCAGATCTTAAGCCACAACCGCAAATGGAAAGAGCTGGGACTGGGCATGACCGGCGAAATCGTCGCTTTCGGCACGGACGGTTTTGTGCGCAACAACCCGCGCTTGTATTTGGAAAGTCCTGATCAATTCCTTCAAAAGGTGCGTCAGCAAGAGGATTCTCGGGCCGCTCTGGAAAGCATCGAACGATCCCGCTCGGCTTCGTTGTCTTTGATTCTTCCGCCCAATCAAGTTCGCCGCTATATGGAACGAGGCGTGGCCTTTGATTCCAGCGAAGACTATATGGGCACCCGCAGCCTGCAGTCCGCGGGCCGCGTGAATGTTGCCGACAACACGGACTGGATCATCATCAGCAAAATGGATCTGAATGAAAGCCTGGCGCCACTTTCTTACAAGCTGCCATGGTTCTTTATCGGCGGCTTCCTGCTGTGGAGTTTAGCCCTGGCCGGAGCCTGGTTGGTTTATCGCCGCATGTTCTTCCCTTCCCAGGTTCTGGCTGACGGCATGGACAAACTGAAGTCCCACAACTTCAGCGAAGTCATGCCCACACCGGAAGAGGAAGAATACAAAGAGCTTTACCAAAAGTTCGACGAGGTTCGCGAAGACTTCCGCAAAACCAAGGCCGCCCGCGACTTCCTGGAAAACGTAGTCTATTCTTTGAACGAGGTTTTTTTCATTGTCGAAGTGGAGGACGTTGAAGACAGTCTGCGCAAGAACTTCCGCGTGCGTGGATTCAATCCCACCGCACAGTCTTTGACTGGCGCCCCGGCCCACACCCTGAAAAGCAGCGATTTAAGCCTGTGGCTTGAAACCGACTATTCCGTGATTGAAAACTCATTGCGGGAGCGCGATGCCAACAAATCCACCCACACGGCCGAGGCTTCTTTAAAGAAAATCACCGGTGAACGCGTGCCGCTGGAAGTTTCCTGGGCACGAGTGAACACGGAAAGCAAAGACAAGGTCCTGCTGGCCATGATGGGCACCGACATGCGCTGGAAAAAGGAAATTGAAAAAGAACTGAAGCTGAAGGAAGACCTGCTGAAAGAATCCCAGTCCCTTTCCCGAACCGGTTCATTCCGCTGGGACATCCGCACCGGCAAATGCCTGTGGTCAGAAGAGGAATTCCACCTGCTGGGTTTAACTCCGGACAACGTGGTTCCCAGCTATGATTTGTTCCGGTCTTTGATTTTGTCCGAGGATCTGCCGGTCTTTGATAAGGCACTGGCTGAGGCGCACAAGAACATCGCCCCTTTCCATGTGGACCTGCGCATGAAAAAGCAGGACTCCAATGACCTGATCTGGGTGCGCTGTCAGGGCCGTACCGAATACGATGATTATGGCAATGCCCTGTTCATGTACGTGACCACTCAGGACATCACCGAGCTTCGCCGGGTCGAACAATCCCTGATCACCACCAAGAACGAAGCGCTGAAGGCTTCTCAGGCCAAGTCTGAATTCCTGGCTCAGATGAGTCACGAAATCCGCACACCAATGAACGCAATTATGGGGATGGCGGAACTTTTGAAAGAGACACGGCTTGATGCCGATCAAAAGTACTATGTGACGATCTTCTGCAAAGCCGGTGAAGTTCTGATGTCTTTGATTAATGATATTCTGGATCTTTCCAAAATCGAAGCCGGTGAAGTCTCTATCGAAAACATTCCGTTTGAGATGACCAAGCTGATTGCTGACGTTGAGGATATGATGAAACCCCGCGCCCTTGAAAAGGGTCTGAACTGCATTTGCGAAATTGCTCCGGGAGTTTCGCCTCACCTGATGGGCGATCCGACGAAACTTCGTCAGGTGCTGATCAATCTGATCGGGAATTCGATCAAATTCACCCACAAGGGCCAGGTGCGTCTGGTCATTGGTAAAAATCCGTCCAAAAAAGACACCCTGCTTATCAGTGTTACCGATACGGGCATTGGTATTCCCGATGATCGCCAGCACATGATCTTCCAGAAGTTTTCTCAAGCCGACAACTCCGTCACCCGAAAGTATGGCGGCACGGGGCTGGGTCTTGCGATCTCCAAGAGCCTGGTGGAGCTGATGGGTGGTCAGATCTGGTTTAAGAGCCGTCCAAGCTCTGGAACGACCTTCTTCTTCACGATTCCGTATCGCGAACAGATTTACAACCCGGTGAACCATATGCCGGTGCCAATGCGCACCCCTGAACTGGATTTTGTCCCGAAGCCGCGTGACCCGAATCACAAGGTGAAGATCCTGATTGCTGATGACACCGAGGACAATCGCACACTGTTCACGCATTATCTTAAGAACGAACCGTTTGAAATAATTGAAGCAGAGAATGGACTTCAAGCCATAGATCAGATAAAGTCAGGTGAGTTTGACATCGTCTTTATGGACGTGCAAATGCCCGAAATGGATGGCTACGCGGCCACTGATCGTATCCGTGAATGGGAAAAGGAAAGTCACAAGCCTCCGGTTCCTATCATCGCCTTAACAGCGCATGCTTTGGCGGAAGATCGGCAAAAATCCTTACGGGCCGGCTGCAACGATCACATCGCCAAGCCGTTTAAGAAGGACACCCTGTTGGGAGTCATTAACAAATACTCTCTGTAG
- a CDS encoding phosphate/phosphite/phosphonate ABC transporter substrate-binding protein produces MLKFFLVVLFPFLLITCTSQKELGSREKPIQFALVPGQDSAVLMENGKLLEKWILEKSGLHVRMQVPVSYVAVVEAIGSQRVDVAILNTFGYVLAHDKYGAQAKLIGVNRGISEYWGQIITADPKIKSLNDLQGKKFAYVDPASTSGYVLPAKLFKDHNIKLGDTVFAGKHDSVVTMVYQGRVDAGATYHTPSEDGVLQDARRLVKAQFPDVYEKVRIIQKTDSIPSDPVVFRKDFPVEIGARLIAALKSFSSTPDGAKALKNLYHLEGFKDSSDKDYEQARKILLEISQQVQEPAK; encoded by the coding sequence TTGTTGAAGTTTTTTCTTGTCGTCCTTTTCCCGTTTCTTTTGATTACATGCACGTCACAAAAGGAATTGGGAAGCCGCGAAAAGCCAATTCAGTTTGCACTGGTTCCGGGCCAGGATTCCGCCGTGCTTATGGAGAATGGAAAGCTGCTGGAAAAGTGGATTCTGGAAAAATCCGGACTGCACGTGCGCATGCAGGTGCCGGTCAGTTACGTGGCGGTCGTGGAGGCCATCGGTTCGCAACGAGTGGATGTGGCGATCTTAAACACTTTTGGTTATGTGCTGGCTCACGACAAGTACGGTGCGCAGGCAAAATTGATTGGAGTGAACCGTGGTATTTCGGAATACTGGGGTCAGATCATCACCGCCGATCCGAAAATCAAATCTTTGAATGATCTGCAGGGCAAGAAGTTTGCGTATGTCGATCCCGCTTCAACTTCAGGCTACGTTCTGCCGGCGAAGCTTTTTAAAGATCACAACATCAAATTGGGTGACACGGTTTTTGCCGGCAAACACGACAGCGTGGTGACGATGGTTTATCAGGGCCGGGTGGATGCTGGGGCGACTTATCACACTCCTTCTGAAGACGGTGTTCTTCAGGATGCGCGCCGACTGGTGAAAGCGCAGTTCCCGGATGTTTATGAAAAAGTGCGTATTATTCAGAAGACCGACTCCATTCCCAGTGATCCAGTGGTCTTTCGCAAAGACTTTCCGGTCGAAATCGGGGCCCGTTTGATCGCGGCGCTGAAAAGCTTCTCGTCCACTCCGGATGGGGCCAAGGCGCTGAAAAACCTCTATCATCTGGAGGGATTCAAGGATAGCTCGGACAAAGACTATGAACAGGCCCGGAAAATCCTGCTGGAGATCAGTCAGCAAGTTCAAGAACCTGCAAAGTAA
- a CDS encoding pirin family protein has product MKQRSIKQVASAIREDIDDLVTRRALPTNQVRIVDPFLFLNHHGPQTYPSPNHGLPFGPHPHRGFETVTFILEGDIAHRDSGGHESVINAGGVQWMTAGDGLIHEEVSSAEFMKNGGPLEILQLWVNLPAKLKRTKPNYKGLQAPDIPKIKTDDGKVTVEVISGSWLGENGAFNPLVDIQCQVLHLKSSAQLDLSASAPRNVFFYVVRGTVTVNGQTAERFQLVEFNNDGDTLRVNAEEDAVILFAHADPFNEPVISHGPFVMNTKAEIIEAIEDYQAGKFG; this is encoded by the coding sequence ATGAAGCAACGATCAATAAAACAAGTGGCCTCCGCAATCCGTGAGGATATTGACGATCTTGTCACCCGACGCGCACTTCCCACCAATCAGGTGCGCATCGTGGATCCGTTTTTGTTTTTGAATCATCACGGTCCGCAGACTTACCCCTCCCCGAATCATGGATTGCCCTTCGGCCCGCATCCGCACCGCGGCTTTGAAACGGTGACCTTTATCCTTGAAGGCGACATCGCCCACCGTGACAGCGGCGGGCACGAAAGCGTGATCAACGCCGGTGGCGTGCAATGGATGACAGCCGGAGACGGACTGATCCATGAAGAAGTGTCCTCTGCCGAGTTCATGAAAAATGGCGGCCCGCTGGAGATTCTTCAGTTGTGGGTGAATCTTCCCGCGAAACTTAAACGCACCAAACCCAACTACAAAGGTTTGCAAGCCCCGGACATTCCAAAGATCAAAACCGACGACGGTAAAGTGACCGTCGAAGTGATTTCTGGCAGCTGGCTGGGGGAAAACGGCGCATTCAATCCTTTGGTGGATATTCAGTGCCAGGTGCTTCACCTGAAATCATCCGCCCAATTGGACCTGAGCGCTTCAGCCCCGCGAAATGTTTTCTTTTATGTTGTGCGTGGAACTGTGACCGTCAACGGACAGACCGCCGAAAGATTTCAGTTGGTTGAGTTTAACAACGACGGTGACACCCTGAGGGTGAATGCGGAAGAAGATGCTGTGATTCTTTTTGCTCATGCTGATCCTTTCAATGAACCCGTGATTTCCCACGGGCCGTTTGTGATGAACACCAAAGCAGAAATCATTGAGGCCATTGAAGACTATCAGGCCGGAAAATTCGGCTAA
- a CDS encoding aminoglycoside phosphotransferase family protein, protein MNFPAPFVNNIRDTFGIAGEEWLQSLPSLLRGLCQRWDLTITGRAEDLSYNFVGYARTNADKKPVVLKVLCPDGILDKELQWLKYYPEVTPAVLAVQADQRAFMMQMVSPGNSLKSLVKQGKDAEATAVIAEMIRSLGKERPAGPLPYKHVRDFLPSLSLLHGKLPSELVLLVAVLYDELCMTSPRDVLLHGDLHHDNILASVDGWKIIDPHGYVGDPAFEVGAMISNPLDYYPSEQPLEKILDQRLDILYRELAMDPYRILGWAFCYSMLSAAWSVEDRQEVPENLLQIVRILGSKLT, encoded by the coding sequence ATGAATTTTCCCGCTCCGTTTGTGAACAACATCCGCGATACTTTTGGCATTGCTGGCGAAGAATGGCTGCAAAGTCTTCCCTCATTGTTGCGGGGTCTTTGTCAGCGTTGGGATCTGACGATCACCGGGCGTGCCGAAGATCTGTCCTATAACTTTGTCGGATACGCGCGTACCAATGCCGATAAAAAACCTGTGGTCCTCAAAGTTCTATGTCCGGATGGGATTCTGGATAAAGAACTGCAATGGCTGAAATATTATCCCGAAGTCACTCCCGCGGTTTTGGCAGTACAAGCTGATCAGCGGGCCTTTATGATGCAGATGGTTTCGCCCGGGAATTCTTTAAAGTCACTGGTGAAACAAGGCAAGGATGCTGAAGCCACCGCGGTGATTGCAGAAATGATCCGGTCGTTGGGAAAAGAGCGCCCGGCGGGACCACTGCCTTACAAGCATGTGCGTGATTTTCTGCCGTCGCTATCACTGTTGCACGGAAAGCTTCCTTCTGAATTGGTCCTGCTGGTGGCGGTTCTTTATGATGAACTTTGCATGACATCCCCACGGGATGTTCTTTTGCACGGGGATCTTCATCATGACAATATTCTGGCTTCTGTTGATGGCTGGAAGATCATTGATCCACATGGTTATGTAGGCGATCCGGCCTTTGAAGTCGGGGCGATGATTTCAAATCCTCTGGATTATTATCCTTCGGAGCAGCCTCTGGAAAAGATTCTGGATCAGCGACTGGACATTCTTTATCGGGAACTTGCGATGGATCCGTATCGGATTCTGGGCTGGGCATTTTGTTATTCAATGCTGTCAGCCGCTTGGAGCGTGGAAGACCGCCAAGAGGTCCCCGAGAATCTTTTGCAGATCGTGCGGATTCTGGGCAGCAAATTGACATGA